From the genome of Triticum aestivum cultivar Chinese Spring chromosome 1A, IWGSC CS RefSeq v2.1, whole genome shotgun sequence:
AATGCTCCATCTTTCTTCATGAATACACGCGCCTGCCACCGATACAAGGGGACACGAACCGAGAATACCGGAGAAGCACAAATCCTTAGCGCATGTGAGCGGACAAGATAAAGCCCTACCTGATGCTCGGCCTCCATTGGCATTTTCCGGTATATCgtgtctttttttttttgcgggggagggGTATATGGTGGAGTAGCTTTTTCTTCTAACAGTGTTCTGGCCGAATGGCGGCCCCGTGAAGCCATGGCGTATGCGCTGGCTTTGTTTCTTCCTCCCGGCTTGATGCCTTTAGGGAGGCAGCTATTCAGCTTCGGTATGGAGTCTTCCTCTTCCGTCTTCGGCCGGAGATGGAGTGGTGGCGATCCGGTGATCCCAAGCGGTCTTGTCCCCGGTGATGGACGGACTGGATCTGTGCTTGAGCTGACATTTGGACCCAATTGTAATCTTGATTCTCTGTATAGGGCCCTCCTTGCAAGTTTCAGGGACTATGTTGTAGTTTTATTTTCCTTTGAGTCCTGGTCTGAGCTTTGTACTGCAGCTGCTGGAAAATAAATATATAAATGGTGTCATCTCCAGCTCGCCATAAGAATGCGGCCTCTCCGTTCATTTCATCCCCAGGACGGACAACCACCTAGCTAAAACCTAGGCGCGCGAGTAAGTTGGCTGCCCCCGGATATCGCCCATTGAGGAGCAGCTGCTGAGTCCAGGTACGAACAGCTCACCATTTACCCTGGTTACTACATAGAGATGGTACTCTTGGTATGTATGTTTTCTTTTACATATAAGGGAAgactttatttatttttcttgctcCGCCTCCAGAAGATGTACACGGAGAAGAAGGTGGCTTACTTAGGGTGTATACTACGTGTTTGGTAGTAGAATTAGTTAACTCCTCCGTGAACTAGTGTGGATATACCACACAACATGTCATAATTTTTTGGCAGATTCCACAGTAAGTCTCTACCACATGCCAAGTGAATGGATGAAATGTGCTAAACAAGCTTAATTTACAAGGTCACTTGTCTTCTCGACAGATAAGAAcatcctttacttgattcctttttcttctttgtgatGAAGTACTAGAAACAAGTTGAGCTTTGGTTACGGGACACACTCCAAGAATCTTTGTGATGCAGTAGAATCAGAGGCGTTGGCAAAATAATTGATTTGTTGTCACATCAAGAATCATGAATGAATTTCAAGCTGTGCAAGATTACAGAGATATATCTCTAAATTCTACACACAAGAATACATCTCTGAACTTACAATGGTGTACAAGATTACACAAAACAAGAACACCTCAGAAACATTATCTCATTTGTAAACATTATAACAAGTGTCGAACAATGTTTAGCTAATTTTGGTAGATGTGAGACAGCATGACGGTGTGGATTCACTCGGGTCAGGGTGTTGTTCCAAAACTATGCAAGGTAAAACACCCTATTTCCccgaaacaaaagaaaaagaaaaaagaatacctACCAGGGACATTACATGCTGTTCCAGTCCATGGCACCATGGAGGCATGGCTGGTCAGCCTTCATTGAGTCAGCATCGACACCACAGCTTACCTGAGGACGCGCATCGGCCGTGGATCCGCGCTCCGCTGATGAGACCTCCTCGTGGAGAGGATGCGAGAGCAGCGGCGGATCACGGAGGGAGGAAGAACTCAGGCTCAGGAGGTGGTCGGGACAAAGGGGATCTCTCCTAAGGTGGGAGAAAGATAGGTGAGCAAATGTAACGTGCGATGAGAGAGGAAAAGTAACCCCCCGTGCGATGGGTGCACGAGTGGACGTAGCCACGCAAATGCGTGAGTCGATAGGAGGGAAGATCCATTCGACTATTCGAGGCTGCTGAGGGGTAGGACAAGCGAAGCACGAGGTGGCTGGGAGGATggttgattttttttttttttggaaaaccccatccgaccccacatatattcatcCTCATCTGCTTGCCGGACCAAGCCCTAACCACTTCACACTCCTCTCCCCTCCACTCCCTCCGCCACCCGAGCTCACCTCCCGCGATTTTCGGCCTTCTCCGGCATGATAGACAGCGGATCTAACTCCGACCAGTCCGTATCCGTCGTCTGGGGTGTCAtctcgtgcgcgttggaggaggtAACGGCAGTTTGCATTGCACTCCGCTGCTCCCGGGAGGACAGCGCCCGGCCGAGGGACGGATCTGTCCGACGCAACTCCATAGCGTCGGCTCAACGGGCGCTCGGGTCCTCTAGGGCTGGACCATCACGGTCCCGACAGCCGAGAAATCTCTCCTTCCCCTCACCGGTCGGGCAGACTATGAGCCCCACCGGGAACGGGCGGCCCGCCCTgagaaggagaggataagggccgctAAGGCCCGTATCGCGGCGaaaatggcggcggcggaggcggctgatGCGGCGGCGCAGTCGGCTGCAGAGGTGGAAGCCATCTGCGCCCCTCATTGTGAAGAAATGGCAGCGGATGAACACGCACACCCTCGCCCGAGAGCAGAATCGGGCGGTCAATGCCATGGCCGGACTAccaccgaagaagaaggaggacagcgacgacgaggataGCTCCGACGACGAGCAGATCCGACATGATCCCTACTGCGTCTTTTACCGGTACTTTCACGAGAAGGACGACAAGGGCGTCTGGAAGGGCAATGGTAGCAGTGGATGATGTCCACtatagccaaacatgccaaattttggtacTCCGATGACATGTTTAGTATAGTGTGATGGAGTAGCAGGGCGATGTGTGCGCAtcgacgtagttgcatgagtttgtctAGATTTGAGATATGATAATTGAGGTGTCCGGATGTGGATGCATTATTTGAGGCATGACCAATCAGTGTCCGCGGACGCGCCCAGACGCGTctgcgggcgtttgaggggccggagttgcaaagtccggttgtagatgctctcacGCCGCCTCCGCTCCTCTTTCCTTTCTGGCCGCCGAGCACAACCGATCTCATGCCGCAGTCGCCTAGACTCCCCCGCTCCCCTTTCCTTCCACACTGCCACCAATGGCTGGCGCCAGGTAAGCCCGGGCGCAACCAAGGAAGGTGGCGGTGGGGAGTATGCTATTGTGCTCAGGGGTGGGCACCTGGATCGGACTCGACTGATATGTCTGGTCTATTGGGACACTGCTTGGCTCCATGGGTGGTGCCTGATCTAGATTGCCTCACCCCTTCCCTTGCTCGGTGTGCTTCTCCGTACGGATCTTGGTTGCAAGACTTGCTAGTCCTTGATGCGGATGGAGCTGGAGGTGGGGATTTAGATCGGAGAAATCCTTAACTAGAATTGGTCGGGTGTGACGATGGCGACACCCGACGGCGCCGTTTATTCTCCATGGAGACCCTCGTCAGATCTGCTACTACCTCCATCACACCATTTGTCTCCGGTGGAAGTTCTAACAGCGGTGGGCGGAAAACGGTGCTTTCGGCATCGTTTCCTTCTTAAAGGCGCCGCTTGGGGAGGTAGGTGGCTGGTGAACACCGTTGGGTTGGTGTTGGTGGTGATTTGGATCAGGAGATGACGCAGCTACGGCAGGTCTCGACGGCGTGGCGTAGCGAGGTCTCGGCGATGGACGTGTGTTGGGTGGTGGCACTGTCTGGCATCGTGGTGGCTTCGACAGCAGTTGGGCCTGTGGCAAGGTCAATGCGTTGATCTCTCCCAAAGTTGGGATGGCGGAAGATGGCAGCGGCGGATTCTAGAGCATGTGCATGCACCTGAGGGTTGGCTAGACCGGTTGGTGTTCTCAGCTCGCCGTGGGAAGGCTTGGTGAGGCAAGTGGATTAGATGGTATTCGTTGATGCATGGTCATGGCACACTATCAGGCTAGTAGGTGTAGGGACATTGATTGCCAGCAAGATGGTTTTGGATTGATTCATGTATTTATTTTGTCAGACATTGTTCAATAATATAATAAAGATGGATTTGTGCACCGCTCGATGCAGAGGCCAggagtcatcctccttttcgaaaaaaaatcaaGACAGTTTGATCAAAGCTCAAAATTGCACGAAGGAGTATGttgatttaaaaataaattagataCAGTTCTCTTTAGGAATTCTGGTATATTTGAAGGTGGCTCTCTACAGATTAGGTGCTTTTGGGTGTAGGGGAGCACGGAAATTGCACAATAAATACTATGGGCCATTTTCTCATCATTTAGAGTGGGTAATACTGCATACAAACTTCAGTTCCTAGAGCATGTCAAGATCCATCCAGTTTTTCATATGAGCCAATTAAAGCAACACATTGGACCTGAAGCTATTCTTAGTCTTGATTTACCAGTGGTAAACCCAGATGGCACTCTCAAGACGGGACCAGCTGGTGCCTTGAAAGTACGGCAAATCTCTACAAATATTCTTCCAGTAGTCCAATGGCGTATTCAGGGGAGTTTACCACCTAaagatgctactccctccgtccctagtGTCAGAAACGGTCTTATAtgatgagacggagggagtagacacTAGAGACGGAGGGAATTCATGAAAAGATGCAGTCTTCGTCAAACACATATTCATGCCTTCTTCCGCACAACAACAGAATCTTAGTGCGCGGCTGCAAGCCTGCAACAATGACAAGAGGTTATGTCGTCTCTGAAGAAGGAAGTTTTATTTTTTCGTGGTTTGACTTTTGTAATTCCCCAATTTTTCTCAAATGGCTGCACGGACCTATACTTGAGTGATCTCTGTTTGAGGGCAGATATATGAAAATATGCTTCGCTCCGCCCTCTTGTGTGCTAGGTTCCCGATTGCTCTGAGTAGGTCCAGAGTTTTCCCCGTGCACACCCCGGTGTCCCAGTACTCAACCAAGGGGGGCTATAAATTTATTGTCTATTCTTCTAACTACCGAAAAAGGGTCTCCCCCACTTTCTATTCCAAAGCAATCAACACCGTACACATAGCATTGCTGAGGCAAGCAGTACATCAAGCTCAAAAGAAATAGAAGAAACAAATGTcaacaacggcagctcgacaaagcgcggatgacccgccaccACCGCGCCCTTCAGAGACAAACCATCATAGCCCGAGGCTCCAATCTGCCGcgcaccaagcaacaccttcaagaagggatgctgcccggacgagtcctagggtttcccccggcacaCGATGGGAAGTGGGGGATGGCTACaaggaaggaatggtggcacccgttggtgtcaccgcatcggagccggacgaaccggcaaggatttctcccgcactccAAAACCCACCGCCCATCCGGAGCCGACCAGCCAAACCACCGCCCAACACCATGCGCCATCGCGGTTGCGCCGCCACCCACGACGTCTTACCGCGAGCACCAACacgaggccaagaagaccggagagAAGTGACAAGTGACGAAAGCAGCTACACCAAGGCCGAGTGGGAGGGAACCACCCACCTCCATCATGTGAGAGGCTCgcgcctccggcaccgtcgcggtcACCGTCCGGACATGGCAGCAGGGCATGCCAGGCCCAAAAcgggcccgctaagccccgccgGCCCCGCTGTAGCAGGCTGGAGTCGGCGCCACCAGCACCCAACCACTCATCGCCGCTCCCCCCGCCTCCTGGAAGTCACGCCGCAGACCTGCCACGCCGTCGGCCCACCCAGTAGGGCACAGATCTGGGCCGAGCGCTGCCGCCAGGTCGCGCCGCTGCGCCACCCCGTCGCCAACGACGACGCCGCCGTCCAGCTGCCCGCTCGGACGTGCCGAGGAACCAGCCGCCACCCGGTCCGTCGCCGCCTAGGAGCACCCCCCGGTGCAACTCCGCCCCGTGCCGGAGAGCCGCCGGGAGGGGAAGGCCAGGGGGTCGCCGCCACCAGTGTCCCCGGGGCTAGGCCGGCCGCGGGTGCCAGCGACGGCggtggggaggaaggggagaggggggctggTGGAGGGGGAGGCTAACGCGCGGCCGGTCGCTCGCGGGTGCGACGCGATCCATTCCTCTAACTTCAGACAATCAATCATCTAATTCGTACTAATTTGATGGTAATGTCCTATTTTTGGGCTGATTTACCAGAAAATGTCATGAACCTTGGTCAAATTTCATGTTGAGTAGGTACATCATAATTCCAAAACAAGACGTGAATAGAGTTGAGAAGTTAACACACACAGATCAAATTTTCACAAATTAGAAGTCACAAGTCAAACCAAGAGACAATTCACATTTGAACAATATTGGAGAAAATAATAATTTTGCTCTAGGATGAAATCAAAGAAACAAGAAACATCCATCAAGAAACTGTGATGGACTGTCGAGTGCCCTAAACATGGTCTTCTGCATAATGCTTATTGCTCTTCTGTGGTGTTGCCAGCAAAAAACATTGATCATGTGTTCATCGAATGCTGTGTGGCTAATATCATGTGGAGGTAGATGTTATATTGGACCGGGCACCAGAGCATCATCCCATCAAAAGATAACTCTACCCGGTTGCTAGCGGAAGGGGTTGAACAGCCTGGTCATCTTGATCACATGGTAGATTTGGAAGGAAAGGTATAATCATGTTTTCAACAACACACCTTTTCCCTGTGTCAAGTGTGATCGACACTTGCAAGAGTAGTTTTCATTCTTGGGCAATCGCTGGAGCCTTAGGTCATAGCTAGGCAATTTGTCCTGGTCGGGTGCTCCTGTAAAACTTTGTTTCTCCCGTTCTTAATATTCCGTCATGGTTGAAAAAATAATCAATTCTGCAAACTGTAATCAACACCTAAATAACCGAACTTTCGATGGTGGATCACAAAAGGAATTTTTGTTGTTAAACAATCACAGCAGAATACCAGTAGGAAACTGAACGTCAATTTATTCGATCAAATATGGAATAGATTACATGGCTAAATCTTGAGCATGGAGGAATCCAATTTAAGAAGTGCAAAGAAATCCAGTTCAAATCATAATCGATGAGGTGATGGTTACAAGGTGGGTTGAAAGTATGTGTGGCCCGCGTCGTTGTTGGGGAGGGGACCAGGCTCCAAGCGCTATGTTCGGATTTTGCCCAAAATCCACTCTACCAATTTTTTGATGGTGAGCCCAAATTAGGTCTTTACTTGGATGGTTATCATTTTTTTTGGCATGGTTCATTATGGACAAGCAAAACCTTCACCAAAGTTTTGGTTAGTCAAAAAATTTGGTAGCGTAAATGTTGGGGAGCTTGCCACGTGATGGGAGAGGTGGTACATAGTATTCGGAGATATAATAAGTGAAAATCATAGTCAAAATCATGGATTGGAGACTGTATAAAGGTCAAATGTGCATAACATTTTGGGATGGAGAGAGTAGCTCTTTGTTTGAGCATTGGAGTGTGTGTGAAAAGCTAGGGGTTAAATAAACTACATTTTTTCTACAACCACATTTGTTCAAAGTCCATTTTCTTAAATTCTTTGATTGCGAATATATTTGATGAATTGGTCTTGCAGGCTTCATCTTGCCTACAAGGAACAAATACGGATGAGCTAGGaatatgatggacatccaagaAATTCGTGATGGTGTGTCATCCCTCTTCGTCATGCTGAATAAGGAGACATTCGTCCTGTTTCGGATTGAGTTTCTTGTGGTCCTGCTCACACTCTTGTTCCTTGCAATGTTCATCATGGACGTCTTTCGTCGCCACATCCGCAACAGAGTCATGAAAACCATCTTTAGCATCTTGGATGGCGTCTCTGACTCTATTATCTTATACCTGCTGGGGGCCATGCAAACGGCCAAGTTCAAGAATCAGCTGTTCCCGGTTTGGGCCCTCGTGCTTGTTAGTTTCCGGTACAACGTCGACTTCATCtctggctatggtgttgatgaccGCCATGGGCGACGGTTCATGGAGTGGAGGAATGTGGTGAAACTTCTGGGATCGGCGTTCTTGAACTGGTCACGTGGCTCAAGGTTCACACTTCCACTCTGGTCACTTTGGGCTCTGCAGATACTAAGGAGCTGGTACAGATACCATTCCTATCTTCTCGCACTCAATTCTGTCTGGCATGGTAAGAGTTCAGAGGTCGTTGCTGGCCCTCACACTAGCAACTGGAAACCGGAGGACTGCAACCCAGAGAATAATATGGAAGGATACAAATACTTGATCCATGGAGAAACCTATCAGAGAATCAAACTCAAGAAGCCTCAGTATGTCTTGTTTATCGATACTCAGAATTACCACCAAGCTGAGCGCGGTTTTTCATCGCTGGTTACCCTAGACAATATCTGGGGATGTCGCAGGCACCTGTTAAACCCAAACAACAATAAGGGGAATGACCAAAAGGACCTATGTCTGGCCTTCGCCTTGTCCAGGCTGCTCCGGTGCGGGCTCGAGGATGTGACACTTCAACAAGATATCTTCCGCATCAACCGAAAGCTAGTTAAGACTAAGATCCTTGAGGAGGAGAACACTGACCGTGCCTTTAGGGTCATGGAGCTGCAACTCTCCTTCGTAAATGACTACTTCAATACCCGCTACCCTATGGTCTTCTGGAATGGGTTCCCTTCTCTCTTCTTAAATTTGCTTCTCTCCATGGTGACCTTCTTTGTTGTATGCTGGCTTGCTGTGGACATCCGTAAGGTCTATATGCCCCCGAAAAACGATCGAGCTCGTGTGGTGCATGGGTTCAATGTTGACATGATCATCACCTGGGTATTCATGTTTTTTATGCTATTTAAAGAGATCTGGGAGATGGTCAGCTACTTAGTCTCAGACTGGACAAGATTACTCCTAGTGTGCAGCTATGCACGGTGGAAGGAAGAGCGCACTAGAAACAGATGCATGGAGGGCACAATATCATCCTTTTTCAGATCTAGGATAACTAGTAAGCAGTGGCATGGACTTATTGACCAGTACGTCTTCTTAGAGTCGTATGATGACAGGCCAAGATTTTCGAATCTGATGCACAAGATAACCACTGGAATGGTTCCAAACAAGGATGATGGAGTAACACTCCGCAGTGCCATCAATGTGCCAGAATGTGTCAAGCCAGCAATACTGAAGAAGCTCTGTGCAAGCCTAGAGCAGCTCAGCTCTCCTAATATTGTACATGATCAGGAGCAAAGCCATTTTCTGCCCAGGGTCATCACGTCACTGTCCGGCAATGACGGTGACCGAAGGAAGCGTTACAGTTGGGCCTGCTACGACCTGCCCACATGCTCTCATGTAATTTTGGTGTGGCATATTGCAACCAGCCTCTGTGAAATGAAGCTTGCTCAAGACCATGACGTCGACTTAAGCAAACATGGGTTCCTAAGCTCACTCTTGTCATATTTCACAAGTTGTTTCTCATCGAAACCATATCTTGTGGATGTGGACGAGAAGAGGAAAGAAAATAAGAAAGTAAATGAGAAGTTGACTGGTAAGCTACAGGAAATGTATATCACTGCGAATAGCTTGTCTCGGTACTGTGCATATCTGCTAGTTTCAAAGCCGGACCTGATCCCTGACAGCTTTTATGTACCCTACATGGTCTTACAAGAAACCGTGACATGTGCTCGTGATGACATTCTTAAAAATTGTGACTCGCTACTGAGCAGGTATGCCAAACTGATGGAAGAAGCAGAGAAGGCCATCCAAGATGCCGACGACGTCATGGAGAAGGAAGATATTGTGCGATTAGGTGCAAAACTGGGCAAGGAACTGATTGATCAAGAGACTGAAGAAGAATGCTGGGAGATTCTTTCTGGGGTATGGGCTGATTTACTAGTGCATATTGCCCCCACTTGGAACGCAGAGGCACACAAGGAGTGCCTTGAGTCAGGAGGGGAATTTGTAACCTATATCTGGGCATTGTTGTGGCATTGTGGAATCGAGAAGAGCAAATTATGGCCAGTGGAAGATCTGTATGACATTGTGGTGGTCAGAGGGATGCAGAATAACGGGAACACATGTTACTTCAATGCAGTGTTGCAGAGTCTCCTTGCACTTGATAAGCTGCGTGCAAGGATGTTAGGACCGGGTGCTCCGACAGGGAAACTTGGTCAAGAACTACAGAAGCTCTTCAAAAAGACAAGCAATATCAATGGCACAGGAGGTGTGCTGATGCCAGAGAAGCTCTTCTTAGATATTTGCTCAAGGAATTCAGATTTTAGACCCGGCGTGATGGAAGACAGCAATAACATGCTTGGTTCCT
Proteins encoded in this window:
- the LOC123070429 gene encoding uncharacterized protein, producing MMDIQEIRDGVSSLFVMLNKETFVLFRIEFLVVLLTLLFLAMFIMDVFRRHIRNRVMKTIFSILDGVSDSIILYLLGAMQTAKFKNQLFPVWALVLVSFRYNVDFISGYGVDDRHGRRFMEWRNVVKLLGSAFLNWSRGSRFTLPLWSLWALQILRSWYRYHSYLLALNSVWHGKSSEVVAGPHTSNWKPEDCNPENNMEGYKYLIHGETYQRIKLKKPQYVLFIDTQNYHQAERGFSSLVTLDNIWGCRRHLLNPNNNKGNDQKDLCLAFALSRLLRCGLEDVTLQQDIFRINRKLVKTKILEEENTDRAFRVMELQLSFVNDYFNTRYPMVFWNGFPSLFLNLLLSMVTFFVVCWLAVDIRKVYMPPKNDRARVVHGFNVDMIITWVFMFFMLFKEIWEMVSYLVSDWTRLLLVCSYARWKEERTRNRCMEGTISSFFRSRITSKQWHGLIDQYVFLESYDDRPRFSNLMHKITTGMVPNKDDGVTLRSAINVPECVKPAILKKLCASLEQLSSPNIVHDQEQSHFLPRVITSLSGNDGDRRKRYSWACYDLPTCSHVILVWHIATSLCEMKLAQDHDVDLSKHGFLSSLLSYFTSCFSSKPYLVDVDEKRKENKKVNEKLTGKLQEMYITANSLSRYCAYLLVSKPDLIPDSFYVPYMVLQETVTCARDDILKNCDSLLSRYAKLMEEAEKAIQDADDVMEKEDIVRLGAKLGKELIDQETEEECWEILSGVWADLLVHIAPTWNAEAHKECLESGGEFVTYIWALLWHCGIEKSKLWPVEDLYDIVVVRGMQNNGNTCYFNAVLQSLLALDKLRARMLGPGAPTGKLGQELQKLFKKTSNINGTGGVLMPEKLFLDICSRNSDFRPGVMEDSNNMLGSLINGLKNEEGTMVESLFRSEVAKHVSGKECEHTSITMEDLDLSLAIPPKKPASIEDCLDLYATGLIEDWHCIDCSAASAAGNTSLNQDTTIDGQPEQSNNKTYKNEESGHPADRQTRTTYGNNGKLPVIDGNANQMEQSHKKQKDEKKICRAAIVQYRITKSAPILTIHLKRFNYVHSDRPYELQERVNFEDTLDITKFIDPGHLKDDEYKYRLVAVIVHSGPTLREGHNFAYVRASQIGCQQQASHDDPTWFCASDESITEVSLKEVIECQAYILFYERVEQPKAKPVVEEHPPTGH